The DNA window aatcgtgctttatatctttttacatttcctttggagtcacattttgtcttgtagacccattaactgcctactgttttggctccattagaaaTTACTTCTacgtcccaaacatcgttggtattcttcgaattcatttcaacttcgaTAGCTTCTTGCCAatcaaacgagtaaacgcttctcatggcttcttcaaatgaggtgggatcacccttcatttgaatttctttactaacatagactttatagtcatcataaaactggtttactaattctttgagaccttctagggcctcagctactaacactttcatatggggctgttgttgctcttcattgccaagaggcaattgattctacagggtcctgtatcacaagatccttgtttacattattcatcttcttcgaagagccaacaacaggtgttgtattggtcatacaacatcaacaggtattgagaaacttgttgctcctgagtcaCTAGAGAGGGCACACAGTtcctcttctcttcaagtcttaggtctctccatacctctacataccatgctctcccagatcttcccatcttttctaaagatagtgtatcttcaaatttcttattttggatttaatctgttaaaacctcatatgacactgtaagcaccaccttaacatctttgacgCTAACTACACTATTTTCCTATCAGAACTTTAAAAGGTCCAAGAATGTAGCtctttctctgcttaggggtatcgttgttgtgaccgttgtactcctccgacGGTCACATACATCTTAATTGatatttatctcactcttaatgaagagtatctttcttaattgatcttaatattctcccccttgaaatatggcatgaactttactgccataatttcgagaactattcagaaagcctgttaacgaggagacacttttaacttacttcattcacatgattgtgtcatataaataaagttatttcttaaTCCATTTAGGAGTACTCTTTccttatttcacttcaagaactcaacaaggtctttcattagcagtacttttaCAAGTCATGCTTGCATCTTTTCtaatcttttggttagtattgaccatgactatgtatttctattgtgccaaggtcaatactaggacagcataagagctacccaaacttctctcgctatgcgggatacaaaacatgtgaatcatcacaaaacttctcccgacATGCTGGATGGACTAGCATAattactatgccaaaacttctccccatgcgggatacatctatactaaaacttagtcatgacaactaaaatattcacttatacttcattttctaattaaatcttcctattggttccaatttaatcaaaaaattagtaaactagcaaaaactatcctgaactggcttgactcaagccttttcattcacataccccagcattaCAGCCcattggcatgcagccgagtgatctcgtcggttaaataaacaaaatgcttctacatcaattctacatcaccgttgggcagaaaatagaattaatgcataaaacccATAAATTTacttgaaatccatataactactctttagaattaaattctcccgttggttcgaatttaattggaagataatcaACTTCATTGTAGCGAAAACAtgttaataaaatacattctattagttcaggagcatttcttggtccttatctactctctaaaaaattaACCATGTTGGTgtgaaatttatcagagatttaaaccgcaaacttaaactcattataatattgttatcatcaatattggtcaataccataatttaacataaaaAAATGGACTACTCCTCCAATTAAATTTTCccattggttctaatttaattagaggataaacatgatcataatttactaaatataataGCTCTTCAAATCAAATTCttctgttggttcgaatttaattagaagataatcaacattaaactttCTAGCGGAAACTTGATAaattgtttatttatttttagaaGCATCTCATTGTACTCACTATTCTTTGAACaatttatcccgttggttcaaaattGAATAGAGATTAAAAACTAATCAAAATTCATCAAGATTCGCTtttgaaaataaataaacaaatctATAAACATTACTGTGCGTTTGGCCTGATATTTCAGGTGCTCGCGCGGGGCCCAGCAACGCACAACAACGTGTGGCCCATAAATGCACAGCAGCGCGTGCGGTGCCTCCCCacgcccaggccacaacctggacCTAGGCCAGGATTTCCATTTCCCGCCTGGGCTCTATTCGGTCCAGACGATCTCGACCGCTCATCTGCATCGGATGGCTGTCCGGCCATTTTGGCGGAACAAAACCACCAGCTGCAGCCGGCTCCCCCAAACCCTAGCTCAGTCTCACTCCCTCCCTTTCCTCTCTGATCGCCGCGACGGAGAGCAAAACGCAGCGTccactagagagagagagagagagagagagatcggagaagaagaggatgatggcaCCATTGCCGGCCCCCTCACCGGCGTGTGCACTCCCTAGCGGGTGAGTGCGCCATCGTCGAGTGGACTGGCAGCGGTGCCCTAGCGCGGTCGGTCTATACCGGCGCTGAGGTCCTTCATGGGTGACCCGgtgagtggaggccggcgagccACCTCCCATGCCcttccccttttccccttctttcttctctctGTTCACATCTTGTTTCCCTTCTTCTCGGAGCTGATccgatttagggttagggttagataTCGGTTACTGTTTTTCTTCCCCGATGGATTAGGGTTCGGGTTAGTGCTTGGAGTTTGAGTTAGGGTTCAAACCCTCTGTCTCTTTGCTTCTTCCCCTTCCTCGGTCGTAGATTCAGCCGGTTAAGGTTTGGCCGAAcccactgttcatcttccccaCCGACTATTTGCGGGTTAGTGTTAGGGTTCGTGTTTGGGTCGATCCAAATCGACCAAATTGAACCTCTTTCTTCTGATTTCTTCACCCCGACTGGGGTTTGGGTTAGGAACCCTCTGTCTCGATCCGAATTGAATCTTTCTCATCTACTTCTAAATTGCTGCCACCTCTAACTAGATCTACAAACTAGCAAcctaggctccgataccaatgaTAGAATCGAAAACTATTCTAGGTGTAGATAAGTGAGTAGGACTTAGCTTAATGCATGAATTGGGAGAGGGAGACTTGGTGATGTACTTCATCATATGTAGCCACGGCCATGGCGCCATAGCGACATGGCCACTAGAGTCGTAGTAGTAGTGCAGGCGCAGTGCAGTGACGGCGACCGACGGTGACTCGAGGTGCCGCGGTCCGGTGGTGGCACTTCCCGCCGCTGGCAGCACCGTTCCCTCTAGATCGGGTTAGGTTTCTCTATAGGTAGGTTGCggtggctcaggtcaacctcataCCTCATGCCCAGCCCCAACTTCCTTTTTATGGTGctgtgcgataggggcccacAAATCATTGAGTGGTTGGACGCCCCTAATCAGGGTgttgatccaagggcccaattgaccGTTGGGCCAATTGGTAGAGATCAAACTAATAGGCCCGACATAAATACCATGGACGGAATGCACTACTTGTGACTCGGATCCATCTCCTCGATCTGTTGGTTAGCCGCAAGGATTCCCAGTGACCAGTGAGCACTTACCATGATGAGGCACCATTTTAAAAAAAGGAAGTTCTATTCCAATCTCTACATAAGTTATGCATATGATGAGGTGCCATTGCCCATTGGCCTTCAGAAGTTCAGACAATCAGACTGTTCTCATGACAGACGCTTGGACAGTTGTACGGTTGTTCTTGCATATGCCATGCAAATTGCAGTGATGCAAATGTGGCTATTGTGACACTGTCCTTGCCTTCATCCCTACCCTCACAGGATTGGCATGCTCCTAGATTGTTCGGCGCGTCGTTTTGTGCTGCAGTACCCTAGCGCAGGAGGGAGCATCTCATGTTCCCATGAGCAGCTTGTGACAGAGCACATTTCTTTTGCCTGGTGCTCTGTCTCTGCTGGAAACACGTTTTTAACGAAACCTAAGGGGTCACTGATGTCTCGCGCCTTTCGGTCCTTTGGGCCCGTCGGACCATAAAATACATCTCACATAAGTTGCCTTACAGTTCAGAGCCCAATCCCATACGGTGGAGGCCCACACGTTTCCTCTTGCGAGGTTAACCTTGTTTCTATTAGAGGAGTATATAGAATGATGGCCTACCCTCCGGCCGGCAACTTGAAGACAACAAAACAACTCCTTGTCTCCTTCCGACCTCCCCGCAACAACATCGCCGGATAGCAAAACCTTCCGTCGGAGGATGGCTTCCACCGGCGCTGGAGAAGGCAACAAGACGGCTGCTGGGAGCAGCCTCCACAGCAAGACCCTCCTCAAGAGCCAATCACTGTATCAGGTAACCCATCCGAAGCACCAAGCAATGTTTCATCCCACGAGACTTCATAACCGCTCGTCGGCGATTACCTTTCTTCGCTTCGTCTAGTACATACTGGAATCCACCGTGTTCCCGCGCGAGCCGGACTGCCTGCGGGAGCTTCGCGTCGCCACCGCCACCCACCCCATGTGAGTCACGCCCACGGATCCGCTAGCTGCTCGTTCCGTGCGTTGGCCTGCGCTCGGAGCGCTTCTTGCACGGTACGTGTTTGACGTCTGTCCGGATGCGCTGAGACGCGCTGCAGGGCTGGCATGGCGGCGTCGCCGGACGAGGTGCAGCTGCTGGGGCTCCTGATCGAGATGCTCGGCGCCAAGAATGCCGTCGAGGTCGGCGTCTTCACCGGCTACTCGCTGCTCGCCACCGCCCTCGCCCTCCCTGACGATGGCAAGGTCAGTGCGTGCGTGACCACTTCATCACTGCGACTTTCCAATCTGTTTGTGTTGGGGATCAGCGACTTTCCAATCCTTGGTCGCCGTGTTTGGCGCGGCAGATCGTGGCCATCGACGTTACCCGCGAGAGCTACGACCAGATAGGATTGCCGGTGATCCAGAAGGCCGGCGTGTTGGAACCGCTGCTCCGTCGAGGAGCCCGGCGAGGCGGAACACCGGCGAGTGGTGACCGCGTCAACTAAAAACTCTACGGCGGCGAGCGAGCGATACACGCGAGAGAGAGAACAGTTTCGGTTCACTGCGAATGCGCAGCTTTGTTCATGCATTCAACTTGGCCTTGTAGGCCTGGATCGCCTCCCCCCCGCCACGGTTGGGCGCTGCACGGTGCGCCGTCATTTCCGGAGCCCGTGCGACATGCACGGCGTGCCAGCCATGGCGGAGGTGGCCCTGAAGACGCGGTCCTGGCGAGTGCGTGTGCAATCGCCACACACCCAGGATTCTACGCTAATTACAAACATGCTGAACATCAAAATGTAACACCTAATGCACACCTAAATGACTGACACGATTACTGACTCTGGGTTCAACATTTCACCCCCTTAATCGTGACACATGTTCCCAACTCCCAGCTGTTGACGCATTTCAACGAATTTGATCCTTCCCAAAGGCTTCGTCAAGATATCTGCAAGCTGTCTGTCGGTGCTAACATGATCCACCTCTGCAATCCCATCAGCAACACACTCCCTGATGAAGTGGTAGCGTGTGTCAATGTGTTTGCTCCTTTCATGATATACTGGATTCTTGCTCAGCTCAATGGCAGATTTGCTGTCCATGAGAAGCTTGAACTTCTGAAGATTCTGGTCAGTGAGATCTGCAATAAGTCTGACCAGCCAAACACCCTGACAGGCTGCTGAAGCTGCAGCAACATACTCGGCTTCACAACTTGACAGTGTCACTGGCCTTTGTTTCTGTGAGGTCCAGGTTACCACATTTCCATTCAAGAAAAACACTACACCTGATGTGCTCTTCCTCTTCTCCAAGTCACCAGCATGGTCACTATCTGAGTAACCCAACAGTTTCAGGTTCATCAATGATTTACAAGTATACTTGCAGCCATACTGAGTAGTCCCTGCAATATACCTGACAATTCTCTTCAGAGCTGCCCAATGTTCAGAGGTAGGTGACTCCATGAACCTACTGACCATTCCAACAGAGTAAGCAATGTCAGGTCTAGTGTTCACTAAGTACCTCAAACTTCCCACAAAGCTTCTAAACTTTGTCACATCTCTGACTAGATCAGGCCTCCCAGGTATTAACTTGCAATTTTGCTCCATGGGTGTATCCACAGTATTGCAACCAGTCATGCCACATTGCTCTACTATTTTCGCTGCATATGCTCTTTGACAAATGGTTATTACACCAGGCTTCTGCCTCACCTCCATTCCCAGATAATAGCTTAGCAGTCCCAAGTCACTCATGCTGAAAGTCTTGCTCATCTGTTGCTTGAATTCATGGATTCTATTCTTATCAGGCCCACAGATGACtagatcatcaacatacactccTAGAAGCAGCAAGTTATCCCCACTTCCTCTCTTGTAGACTGCATGTTCTTCACTGCTTTTGCAAAACCCTAGCttcacaagttcttgatccagcttggcattccaagCCCTGGGTGCTTGTTTCAGGCCATATAGTGCCTTTGACAGTTTCAAAACTTTTCCAGACTGCTTGGAATTCTGAAAACCAGGAGGCTGCTGTACATATACCTCTTCCTGTAGCTCACCATTTAGAAAAGCAGACTTCACATCCATGTGATGCACCTCCCATTTTCCACTTGCAGCAAGTGCCAACATGAGTCTGACAGTTTCAAGCCTAGCTACAGGAGCAAAAACCTCCTCATAATCCACTCCATGTTTTTGAGCATAGCCTTTTGCAACAAGTCTAGCTTTGTGCTTGACTATATTGCCCTCCGGATCCCTTTTCACCTTGTAAACCCATTTCAAACCTATGGCTCTGTGACCCTTTGGCAGATTAGTATAGCACCAAGTGTTGTTTTCTTCTATAGACCTCAATTCACTGTTCATTGCTTCAACCCAGCATTTATCTTCCAATGCTTCATCCACACTAGCTGGCTCATCTGCTGCGAGTAAGCAAACTCCACTATACTCATATTCTTCCAACTCTTCTGTATTGTTGAAAATATCATCAAGTTTTCTGAATCTGAGTGGTCCACCATAGGTGTCCTCTGAATGTTGGCTTGGTGGAGTTGCATACTGCATAGCTGGTGCTGCATTGGATCTTGGAGCATTTGGGGAGTTAGGTGAGTGATTGTGGCTCACATTACTCCCTTGATCTGCTGGTGAGTCACCCCCTTGAGCTGCAACTGGGGTACCAGCATTGTCTGCATTTTCTGCATTTTGGCCTGTTATCGGATTTTGGTCAGACAACTCatagtgaacaacaaatgaatcTGTCACTTGCTGATCTGTGCTGCATTGTGTATTGTTCCAATCCCAGGGTACATTTTCTTCAAATAAGACATCTCTGCTCACCACCAACCTGTTAGAGGAAGGATCAAACAATCTGTAACCTTTAGTACCTGATTCATAGCCTATCATGACCATCTTGCTGGATCTGTCAGATAGCTTATTGACACCAGGCCCAACTTTCTTTACATTTGCAACACAACCAAATACTTTCAAGTGACTCACTACTGGTTTCTTTCCATGCCAAACTTCAAAAAGTGTTTTGCCACTTAGGGCCTTGGTAGGACACCTATTTAGCAAATATACAGCTGTTCTGACAGCTTCACCCCAAAACACTGATGGAACCCTCATGGCTTTCAGCAGACACCTTGCCATTTCTACTACTGATTGATTTCTTCTTTCCACAACCCCATTTTGCTGTGGTGTATATGGGGCTGTGGTGTAGTGCTTGATTCCACCATTGCTGCAGAAAACTGAGAACATGTTTGAAGTGAATTCACCACCTCTGTCTGTTCTCAAGGCTTTTAATTTTTCACCAGACTCACTCTCAGCTCTTAGCATAATCTTCTTGAAACACTCAAAGGCTTGGTCTTTGGACTTAAGCATTTCAATCCACATATATCTGCTGTGGTCATCCACCACCAACAGAAAAAAAGAAGCTCCCCCAATGCTCTCTGGTGTTATTTTTCCACATAGGTCTGCATGAACTAATTCTAGCCCTTTTTCTGCTCTGAAGTTTGACACTTGTGGGAATGGCTTTCTATGCTGTTTACCTAGGACACACCCATCACATAccttctccacctccttgacACATGGCATCCCAACAACCATTGACTTAGCACCCAACATGTTTAGTGATCTAAAATTCAGGTGTCCAAATCGAGCATGCCAAAGCCAAGACAAATTTTCAGACTGTGCAAGCAAACAAACTGGAGGTGTCAAACTGAACTTAGCTAGATACAGTCTATTTCCAACTCTAGGTGCAGAGATTAACAAGGTACGATCCTGATCATAAACACATAATTTTCCATTTTCTCCCACATATCTGAACCCCTTTTCTTCCAACTGGCCCAAGCTAACAATGTTGCTTTTCAATTCAGGTATGTAGTATACTTCAGTAAGAACTTTGTGATTCTGATTTCGATCTTGCATAATTACTGAACCCATACCTTTGATTCGGACGGTGGAGCCATCTCCAAACTTGACTGTCCCTTGAACACTGCTGTCAAGCTGTGACAGTGCTGACAGTGATCCCGTCATGTGATTGCTCGCCCCAGTGTCGAGCACCCAGACGCCATTAGGGACGTCCACCGGTACAACCTTCTCCTCCATCAGGTGAACACACTGTGATGGCCCGTGCATGACGTCACACGTGGCCAGCATCAGCGCACCCACCTGATCACCGCCGCCGACGGCGATGTTGGCCTCCGGTGGAGCCTGCTCCTTTTTCTTGTCTTTTCTCGGGCGCTTGCAGTCTTGCTCCCAGTGGCCATAGATGCCACAGTTCCGGCACCGACCTTTGCGACGTGGCGTGCCCTCGGAGGTCAACTTGACCGGTTTCGAGGTGCCGCCATCAGGTCGTGCCGCCGCCTTGTTcttaggagcaccgccgcccgcGCCGCTCCCTCCGGGCTTGGACCCCGAGAGGAAGCGATGCTTGTGCTTCTCCATCCAGTCTTCTTCGGCCATCATCAACCGCCCCATCTTGTCGGTGACGGCCTCCGTCTTGTCCTCGAACCGCTCCTCCGCGGCCCGCAACCTCCCGATCAACTCCTCCACCGTCAAGGTCTTGAGATCGACGAACATCTCGATGGATACTACCACCTGTGTGAAGCGAGGCGGCACCACGCGAAGAAATTTCTTCACTACGCGGACATCGTCAATGTTCTCACCGAGAGTTTTCAGGTTGCCGACGAGATTGGTGATGCGCATGCCGAATTGATCGATGCATTCGCCCTCCTTGAAGGCAATGTTCTCGAATTCCTTCAAGAGCCTTTGGGCGTTCACCTCCTTGACGCGATCCGCGCCGATCCGCATCGTCTTCaccgcctcccacgcctccttcacCGTCGCCTTCCTCCCCAGCGACTGCCACATCTCCTTCGGGACTGAGCGCAAGAGTGCGCTCATCGCTTGCCGATCTTGCGCCCGCTTGGGATTGGTACCTGGGTCGATCACCCCCCAGATCTCCAAAGCCTCGTAGTTGCACTGCATCAGCATCGCCCATTCGGTGTAGTTGTCGGTGGTCAGCATCGGCCAGAGGAGTGAGCTCTCCTTGACGCCGCCGGTGCTGTTTGAGGGTTGGGTGTCGCCCATGGTGCTTGGTGATGGCGATTTCTTGGGAACGACGAATTTCTTGCGCGGTGGCTCTCTTGGTGGGCTTACGCTGCCGTCGTATTGCATAAACCAGCTCTGATGCCAGACTGTTGGAACCGCTGCTCCGTCGAGGAGCCCGGCGAGGCGGAACACCGGCGAGTGGTGACCGCGTCAACTAAAAACTCTACGGCGGCGAGCGAGCGATACACGCGAGAGAGAGAACAGTTTCGGTTCACTGCGAATGCGCAGCTTTGTTCATGCATTCAACTTGGCCTTGTAGGCCTGGATCGCCTCCCCCCCGCCACGGTTGGGCGCTGCACGGTGCGCCGTCATTTCCGGAGCCCGTGCGACATGCACGGCGTGCCAGCCATGGCGGAGGTGGCCCTGAAGACGCGGTCCTGGCGAGTGCGTGTGCAATCGCCACACACCCAGGATTCTACGCTAATTACAAACATGCTGAACATCAAAATGTAACACCTAATGCACACCTAAATGACTGACACGATTACTGACTCTGGGTTCAACACGGCGTGGCGCACAAGATCGACTTCCATGTCGGGCTCGCGCTGCCCGTGCTGGACCAGATGGTGGCCGAGGTGAAGAGAAATTACACAGAACCGCATCCATGTGCAAATGTTCTCGCGGTGCAGAGATGATGCCGGCCGCTGCGATTTTGTCTTGCAGGAGGTGAACAAGGGCTGGTTCGACTTCGCGTTCGTGGACGCGGACAAGGTGAACTTCCTCAACTACCACGAGCGGCTGCTGCAGCTGGTCAGGGTCGGGGGCCTCATCGCCTACGACAACACGCTGTGGAGCGGCTCGGTGGTCGCGTCCCCCGATGAGCCGCTCGCCGCGGCCACCAGGGAGTTCAACGTCGCCATCGCCGCTGATCCCCGCGTGCACGTCTGCCAGATCGCCATCGCCGACGGGCTCACGCTGTGCCGCCGCGTCGCCTGATCCGTATGCGGTTGCCCGCCCCGAAATGCAGAGCTGTGGGCTACTgggctgtggctgtggctgtggcgCCGTGCTGACACTGCTCTGTACTGGAAATGGCCATGGCTTGTAGTGTAATAACGAACTGGTCTTGAGCGAAAATAAATCGACCAGCGCGCGCCTGCGTGTGTCATCAATCATCACGCTCAATCTAATGGCCGGTTGGCTGGGGGGCGGCAGGCCGGCGACGCCAGACGCCGGTGACGAGCCGGCACCTTCTTCCCGGCGGCGGGTGCCTTTGGCGCGGCACGGGCGACGTGTATGCGGCGTTGCTTACCACAATTACCCTTGCTCCCattgtttaaaaaaaaaaaacaatcacaTGAGGCAAGTAACGCCCAATCTCTTTGGATTTTCTAGTGTGCACTAGATTGGTTGTTATTAATTTAACTATCCGTGGTGGGGGCCTAGCTAGGCCTATGTGATGTTTTGCACTATACCCATCAGTGTGTTGTTTATTGCAACTATACTGCTGAAATGTTTCTAGAAGCTAGGTAAACAAGAGATATATGGTCCTTGATTTGAGCCTCAATCTCAGATTAAGATGTCCCCGGATGAGTCATCAGGATGCATAAAACCGTGGAAGCTAGGCTCCGGTCCAGAGTCCAGACGTCCAGTCCCTTCAGAGAGATAATTAACATGATTCCTACGTTCGGTCCAGACGTGGCGGTATAACCTGACGTTGCCTACCTGTGACACCGACGCCGCATATGATTCCACAGTGTTCTTTTTTTTCCCTGGATAACAT is part of the Miscanthus floridulus cultivar M001 chromosome 9, ASM1932011v1, whole genome shotgun sequence genome and encodes:
- the LOC136483659 gene encoding caffeoyl-CoA O-methyltransferase-like isoform X2 produces the protein MASTGAGEGNKTAAGSSLHSKTLLKSQSLYQYILESTVFPREPDCLRELRVATATHPMAGMAASPDEVQLLGLLIEMLGAKNAVEVGVFTGYSLLATALALPDDGKEVNKGWFDFAFVDADKVNFLNYHERLLQLVRVGGLIAYDNTLWSGSVVASPDEPLAAATREFNVAIAADPRVHVCQIAIADGLTLCRRVA
- the LOC136483659 gene encoding caffeoyl-CoA O-methyltransferase-like isoform X1, whose amino-acid sequence is MASTGAGEGNKTAAGSSLHSKTLLKSQSLYQYILESTVFPREPDCLRELRVATATHPMAGMAASPDEVQLLGLLIEMLGAKNAVEVGVFTGYSLLATALALPDDGKIVAIDVTRESYDQIGLPVIQKAGVAHKIDFHVGLALPVLDQMVAEEVNKGWFDFAFVDADKVNFLNYHERLLQLVRVGGLIAYDNTLWSGSVVASPDEPLAAATREFNVAIAADPRVHVCQIAIADGLTLCRRVA